In Tachypleus tridentatus isolate NWPU-2018 chromosome 7, ASM421037v1, whole genome shotgun sequence, a genomic segment contains:
- the LOC143255130 gene encoding venom allergen 3-like, producing the protein MTTELLFSITVLILTLGCIWSCPFSSSFHTLCIYRSRACPGKTLIGSNRLTIYHKRQIVGEHNRLRALVARGQERGLPAATNMLVMTWDEELERIAQRWAEQCVHEHDRNRNVGRFQVGQNIAYTRTYGHGDVLADNPDWPTQIKSWYREYYRFGFNRRNISPFKFKSGTGHFTQVIWGSTNKVGCGYTYYKAPSHGYTKLYVCNYGPRGNMIGDTMYEVASKARCTRLDLRFSFEFPGLCETDRESYTPLMWARKRSKNRS; encoded by the exons ATGACAACGGAGTTACTCTTTAGCATAACTGTTTTAATACTGACACTTGGATGCATCTGGTCCTGTCCATTCTCGAGTTCCTTCCACACGTTGTGCATTTATAGGTCAAGAGCGTGTCCTGGTAAAACGCTGATAG GCAGTAACCGGCTAACAATATACCATAAGCGCCAGATAGTTGGAGAACATAACCGTCTTCGTGCTCTAGTCGCTAGAGGGCAGGAACGTGGCTTACCAGCTGCCACAAACATGCTTGTGATG ACTTGGGATGAGGAACTGGAGCGGATTGCTCAGAGATGGGCGGAGCAATGTGTCCACGAACATGATCGGAACAGAAACGTGG GTAGGTTTCAAGTTGGTCAAAACATCGCTTATACGAGGACATACGGTCACGGAGATGTCCTTGCTGACAATCCAGACTGGCCGACTCAGATCAAATCCTGGTATAGAGAATACTATCGTTTTGGATTCAATAGGAGGAACATTAGTCCGTTTAAGTTCAAAAGTGGCACCGGTCACTTTACACAA GTAATTTGGGGAAGTACTAACAAAGTTGGCTGCGGATATACTTATTATAAAGCGCCATCGCACGGCTATACCAAGTTGTATGTATGCAATTATGGCCCGAG AGGAAACATGATTGGAGATACGATGTATGAAGTAGCTTCAAAAGCAAGATGTACACGCCTTGATTTGAGATTTTCTTTTGAGTTTCCTGGTTTGTGCG AAACTGACAGAGAGAGTTATACGCCTCTGATGTGGGCAAGAAAACGCTCGAAAAATCGGTCTTAG